A window from Streptomyces sp. NBC_00335 encodes these proteins:
- a CDS encoding hemerythrin domain-containing protein, with amino-acid sequence MCHYCGCREIPLIKEFIAEHEAVTNAAGDALRALDAGDLPKARTLVAEMTAVLLAHWTGEEDGLFAVMGRDPEYAPYIAALVAEHRELAAFLARADLADPADTAALRRAVEELHHHIAKEEDGLFPASLTALTGDDWDLSIKAWRTAHPDGDLRPAG; translated from the coding sequence ATGTGCCATTACTGCGGCTGCCGCGAAATCCCCCTGATCAAGGAGTTCATCGCCGAGCACGAGGCGGTGACGAACGCCGCGGGCGACGCCCTGCGCGCCCTGGACGCGGGGGACCTCCCGAAGGCGCGGACCCTCGTCGCGGAGATGACGGCCGTTCTCCTCGCCCACTGGACGGGCGAGGAGGACGGCTTGTTCGCCGTCATGGGGCGGGACCCGGAGTACGCCCCGTACATCGCGGCGCTGGTGGCGGAACACCGCGAACTGGCGGCGTTCCTCGCCCGCGCCGATCTGGCGGACCCGGCGGACACGGCGGCGCTGCGCCGGGCGGTGGAGGAGCTCCACCACCACATCGCGAAGGAGGAGGACGGCCTCTTCCCCGCGTCCCTCACCGCCCTGACGGGCGATGATTGGGACCTGTCCATCAAGGCCTGGCGCACGGCCCATCCCGACGGGGACCTGAGGCCCGCCGGGTGA